The following are encoded in a window of Amycolatopsis lexingtonensis genomic DNA:
- the sucC gene encoding ADP-forming succinate--CoA ligase subunit beta: MDLFEHEARDLFEKHGVPVPRGRVAADPAEARAAAAALGGPVVVKAQVKTGGRGKAGGVRVVHTADDAEQAADDILGMDIKGHTVHRVLVTEASEIAEEYYVSFLLDRAGRTFLAMASVHGGMEIEEVAATDPAALRRVPVDPLTGVDAAEVAATFPADVRAAVARVVEKLWAVFVAEDCTLVEVNPLASTSAGIVALDGKITLDDNAAFRRSAAFDDDTGGDPLEREAHAKGLNYVRLDGDIGVIGNGAGLVMSTLDVVAAAAAEAGARGPANFLDIGGGASAEVMVNGLTVILGDPRVRSVFVNVFGGITACDAVATGIVRSLEVLGSRATKPLVVRLDGNNVTEGRRILAEAAHPLVTVVATMDDAAREAAKLAIAEV, from the coding sequence ATGGACCTCTTCGAACACGAAGCCCGTGACCTCTTCGAGAAGCACGGCGTACCCGTCCCCCGCGGCCGCGTCGCCGCCGATCCGGCGGAAGCCCGCGCCGCGGCGGCGGCTCTCGGCGGCCCGGTCGTGGTCAAGGCGCAGGTGAAGACCGGCGGCCGTGGCAAGGCGGGCGGCGTCCGCGTAGTGCATACGGCCGACGACGCCGAGCAGGCCGCCGACGACATCCTCGGGATGGACATCAAGGGCCACACCGTCCACCGCGTCCTGGTCACCGAAGCGAGCGAAATCGCCGAGGAGTACTACGTCTCCTTCCTGCTCGACCGGGCCGGGCGGACGTTCCTCGCCATGGCCTCGGTTCACGGCGGGATGGAGATCGAAGAGGTGGCGGCCACCGACCCGGCGGCGCTGCGGCGCGTCCCGGTCGACCCGCTGACCGGCGTCGACGCGGCCGAGGTCGCGGCGACGTTCCCGGCCGACGTCCGGGCCGCGGTGGCCAGGGTCGTCGAGAAGCTGTGGGCGGTGTTCGTCGCCGAAGACTGCACGCTCGTCGAGGTCAATCCCCTGGCGAGCACGTCGGCCGGGATCGTCGCGCTGGACGGGAAGATCACCCTGGACGACAACGCGGCCTTCCGGCGGTCCGCCGCGTTCGACGACGACACCGGCGGCGACCCCCTGGAACGGGAGGCGCACGCGAAGGGCCTCAACTACGTCCGGCTGGACGGCGACATCGGCGTGATCGGCAACGGCGCCGGCCTCGTCATGTCCACTTTGGACGTCGTCGCGGCGGCCGCGGCCGAGGCGGGCGCGCGCGGCCCGGCGAACTTCCTCGACATCGGCGGCGGCGCGTCGGCCGAGGTCATGGTGAACGGGCTGACGGTAATCCTCGGGGACCCGCGGGTGCGCAGCGTGTTCGTCAACGTCTTCGGCGGCATCACCGCGTGCGACGCAGTCGCGACCGGGATCGTGCGCTCGCTGGAGGTTCTGGGTTCGCGCGCGACCAAGCCACTGGTCGTCCGGCTCGACGGGAACAACGTCACCGAAGGCAGGCGGATCCTCGCCGAAGCCGCCCACCCC
- a CDS encoding thiamine pyrophosphate-binding protein: MALTTTGTTAGESARATNGAEPAPAEISGGHLVAKALKAEGVDTIFTLCGGHIIDIYDGCVDEGIEVIDVRHEQVAAHAADGYARITGKPGCAVVTAGPGTTDAVTGVANALRAESPMLLIGGQGALTQHKMGSLQDLPHVDMMAPITKFAATVPHTARVADLVSMAFREAYAGAPGPSFLEIPRDVLDARVPLDQARIPEAGRYRASTKNAGDPADIEKLADLLVHAKKPAILLGSQVWTTRATGPATDLVRTLNIPAFMNGAGRGTLPPGDPHHFQLSRRYAFDNADVIVIVGTPFDFRMGYGKRLSKDATVVQIDLDYRTVGKNRDVDLGIVGDAGQVLAAVAEAASGRTDNGAVGRKTWLEELQAVEEKAKQKRLPLQHSDASPIHPYRLVHEINEFLTEDSIYIGDGGDIVTFSGQVVQPKSPGHWMDPGPLGTLGVGIPFVMAAKHARPDKEVVALFGDGAFSLTGWDFETLVRFDLPFVGIVGNNSSMNQIRYGQAAKYGLPRERVGNTLGDVRYDEFARMLGGHGEEVRDPADIGPALLRARESGKPSLINVWVDPDVYAPGTMNQTMYK, from the coding sequence ATGGCGCTGACCACGACCGGCACGACCGCGGGGGAGAGTGCCCGTGCGACGAACGGCGCCGAGCCCGCGCCGGCCGAAATCTCCGGCGGGCACCTGGTGGCGAAAGCCCTGAAGGCCGAAGGGGTCGACACGATCTTCACCCTGTGCGGCGGCCACATCATCGACATCTACGACGGCTGCGTCGACGAAGGCATCGAGGTCATCGACGTCCGGCACGAGCAGGTCGCGGCCCACGCCGCGGACGGCTACGCGCGGATCACCGGCAAGCCCGGCTGCGCGGTCGTGACCGCGGGTCCGGGCACCACCGACGCCGTCACCGGGGTCGCGAACGCGCTGCGCGCGGAGAGCCCGATGCTGCTCATCGGCGGCCAGGGCGCGCTGACCCAGCACAAGATGGGGTCCCTGCAGGACCTCCCGCACGTGGACATGATGGCGCCGATCACCAAGTTCGCCGCCACCGTGCCGCACACCGCCCGGGTCGCGGACCTCGTGAGCATGGCGTTCCGCGAGGCCTACGCCGGTGCGCCGGGACCGTCCTTCCTGGAGATTCCGCGTGACGTCCTCGACGCGCGGGTGCCACTCGATCAGGCGCGCATCCCCGAAGCGGGCCGCTACCGCGCCTCGACGAAGAACGCGGGCGACCCCGCCGACATCGAGAAGCTCGCGGACCTGCTGGTCCACGCGAAGAAACCGGCCATCCTGCTCGGCAGCCAGGTCTGGACCACGCGGGCGACCGGGCCGGCGACCGACCTCGTCCGCACGCTGAACATCCCGGCGTTCATGAACGGCGCCGGCCGCGGCACGCTGCCCCCGGGCGACCCGCACCACTTCCAGCTCTCCCGCCGGTACGCCTTCGACAACGCCGACGTCATCGTCATCGTCGGCACCCCGTTCGACTTCCGGATGGGCTACGGCAAGCGGCTGTCGAAGGACGCCACCGTCGTCCAGATCGACCTCGACTACCGCACGGTCGGCAAGAACCGCGACGTCGACCTCGGCATCGTCGGCGACGCCGGCCAGGTCCTCGCCGCCGTCGCGGAGGCGGCATCCGGCCGGACCGACAACGGCGCCGTCGGCCGCAAGACCTGGCTCGAAGAGCTCCAGGCCGTGGAGGAGAAGGCGAAGCAGAAGCGGCTGCCGCTGCAGCACTCCGACGCGAGCCCGATCCACCCGTACCGGCTGGTCCACGAGATCAACGAGTTCCTCACCGAGGACTCGATCTACATCGGCGACGGCGGCGACATCGTCACCTTCTCCGGGCAGGTCGTCCAGCCCAAGTCGCCCGGGCACTGGATGGACCCCGGTCCACTCGGGACGCTCGGCGTCGGCATCCCGTTCGTCATGGCCGCCAAGCACGCCCGGCCGGACAAGGAGGTCGTCGCGCTCTTCGGCGACGGCGCCTTCAGCCTCACCGGCTGGGACTTCGAGACGCTGGTGCGGTTCGACCTGCCGTTCGTCGGGATCGTCGGCAACAACTCGTCGATGAACCAGATCCGCTACGGCCAGGCCGCGAAGTACGGCCTCCCGCGCGAGCGCGTCGGCAACACCCTCGGCGACGTCCGCTACGACGAGTTCGCGCGGATGCTCGGCGGCCACGGCGAAGAAGTCCGCGACCCCGCCGACATCGGGCCGGCGCTGCTGCGGGCGCGGGAGTCCGGCAAGCCGTCGCTGATCAACGTCTGGGTCGATCCCGACGTGTACGCCCCCGGAACCATGAACCAGACCATGTACAAGTGA
- the frc gene encoding formyl-CoA transferase — MGKALEGVRVLDMTHVQSGPSSTQLLAWLGADVIKLETPGRGDITRGQLRDLPGVDSLYFTMLNANKRSITLNMKSEEGKEIFEKLVSGVDVLVENFGPGVVDRFGYPWEKLASLNPRLVYASIKGFGPGRYADFKAYEVIAQAMGGAMSTTGFEDGPPTATGAQIGDSGTGIHLVAAILAALYQRTSTGRGQRVQVAMQDAVLNLCRVKLRDQQRLAHGPLGEYPNDQFGDEVPRSGNASGGGQPGWAVKCAPGGPNDYIYVIVQPPGWAPLARLIGKGELADDPAWATPEVRLSKLDKMFALVEEWTERHTKWEVMEKLNACNIPCGPILSTKELIEDDTLAELGSVVEVPHPERGAFKTVGCPLKLSDSPVEIERSPLLGEHNEEVLGELGYGEAELEKFRSAGVI; from the coding sequence ATGGGTAAGGCATTGGAGGGCGTCCGCGTCCTCGACATGACGCACGTGCAGTCCGGTCCGTCGTCGACGCAGCTGCTCGCCTGGCTCGGCGCGGACGTCATCAAGCTCGAAACGCCCGGCCGAGGCGACATCACCCGCGGGCAGCTGCGCGACCTGCCCGGGGTGGACAGCCTCTACTTCACGATGCTGAACGCCAACAAGCGCAGCATCACGCTCAACATGAAGAGCGAAGAAGGCAAAGAGATCTTCGAAAAGCTGGTGTCCGGTGTGGACGTCCTGGTCGAAAACTTCGGCCCCGGCGTCGTCGACCGGTTCGGCTACCCGTGGGAGAAACTGGCCTCGCTCAACCCGCGGTTGGTCTACGCCTCCATCAAGGGCTTCGGGCCCGGCCGCTACGCCGACTTCAAGGCCTACGAGGTGATCGCGCAGGCCATGGGCGGCGCCATGAGCACCACCGGCTTCGAGGACGGGCCGCCGACCGCGACCGGGGCGCAGATCGGCGACTCCGGCACCGGCATCCACCTGGTGGCCGCCATCCTCGCCGCGCTGTACCAGCGGACCTCCACCGGCCGCGGCCAGCGCGTCCAGGTCGCCATGCAGGACGCCGTGCTCAACCTGTGCCGGGTCAAGCTGCGCGACCAGCAGCGGCTCGCCCACGGCCCGCTCGGGGAGTACCCGAACGACCAGTTCGGCGACGAGGTCCCGCGGTCGGGCAACGCTTCCGGCGGCGGGCAGCCCGGCTGGGCGGTGAAGTGCGCCCCCGGCGGGCCGAACGACTACATCTACGTGATCGTCCAGCCACCCGGCTGGGCCCCGCTCGCCCGGCTGATCGGCAAGGGGGAGCTGGCCGACGACCCGGCGTGGGCCACCCCCGAGGTCCGCCTGTCCAAACTGGACAAGATGTTCGCCCTCGTCGAGGAGTGGACCGAGCGGCACACCAAGTGGGAAGTCATGGAGAAGCTCAACGCCTGCAACATCCCGTGCGGGCCGATCCTGTCCACGAAGGAGCTCATCGAGGACGACACCCTGGCCGAGCTCGGCTCGGTCGTCGAGGTGCCGCACCCGGAACGCGGCGCGTTCAAGACCGTCGGCTGCCCGCTGAAGCTGTCCGACTCACCGGTCGAGATCGAGCGGTCGCCCCTGCTCGGTGAGCACAACGAGGAAGTGCTGGGCGAACTCGGCTACGGCGAGGCGGAGCTCGAGAAGTTCCGCTCGGCGGGGGTGATCTGA
- a CDS encoding acetate--CoA ligase family protein — MADRAAVEKILDQVAAEGRSSLTAPEGRAVCEAYGIPTPAERLATSAEDAVAHAEAIGLPVVLKIVSPDILHKTEAGGVLVGVQDAEAVKAGFEKIVENAKAYDADARILGVQVQQMLTEGQEVIIGSVTDQTFGKVVAFGLGGVLVEVLKDVTFRLAPTTAEEALSMVDGIQAAEILRGVRGSDPVDRDALAAVITGLGELVTDFPQLSEVDLNPVLATARGATAVDVRILVDPDAAKEPIRFTQEEILASMNRIMKPASIAVIGASVEAGKIGNSVMKNLVNGGYAGEIHPINPKAAEILDRKAYPSIADVPGDVDVAVFAIPAKFVPAALEEAGKKGVAGAILIPSGFGETGNIELQDQVVAIARKHGVRVLGPNIYGYYYTPENLSATFCTPYDVKGGVALSSQSGGIGMAILGFSRSAKMGVSSIVGVGNKADIDEDDLLTFFEHDENTELIAMHLEDLKDGRAFAETAKRVSRRKPVVVLKAGRTSQGAKAASSHTGALAGNDKVYDDILRQSGVVRAPGLNDMLEYARGIPLLPAPKGENVVIITGAGGSGVLLSDACVDNGLHLMEIPPDLDTAFRAFIPPFGAAGNPVDITGGEPPSTYRNTIALGLEDDRVHALILGYWHTIVTPPMVFAELVSEVVGEYRAKGIHKPVVASLSGDVEVEEASAYLYDHGVVAYPYTTEKPVAVLGAKYRWARAAGLL, encoded by the coding sequence GTGGCGGATCGCGCGGCGGTCGAAAAGATCCTCGACCAGGTGGCGGCCGAGGGGCGGTCCTCGCTGACCGCGCCCGAGGGGCGTGCGGTGTGCGAGGCATACGGTATCCCGACCCCGGCGGAACGGCTGGCGACCTCGGCCGAGGACGCCGTGGCCCACGCCGAGGCCATCGGGCTCCCGGTGGTGCTCAAGATCGTCTCCCCGGACATTCTCCACAAGACCGAGGCCGGCGGGGTGCTCGTCGGCGTTCAGGACGCCGAAGCCGTGAAGGCGGGTTTCGAGAAGATCGTCGAGAACGCGAAGGCCTACGACGCCGATGCGCGGATCCTCGGTGTCCAGGTCCAGCAGATGCTCACCGAAGGCCAGGAGGTGATCATCGGCTCGGTCACCGACCAGACGTTCGGGAAGGTCGTCGCGTTCGGCCTCGGCGGCGTGCTGGTGGAGGTGCTCAAGGACGTCACCTTCCGGCTCGCGCCGACGACCGCCGAGGAAGCGCTGTCGATGGTCGACGGTATCCAAGCGGCCGAGATCCTGCGGGGAGTCCGTGGCTCGGATCCTGTCGACCGAGACGCCTTGGCCGCCGTGATCACCGGCCTCGGCGAGCTGGTCACCGACTTCCCGCAGCTGTCCGAAGTGGACCTCAACCCGGTGCTCGCCACCGCGCGCGGCGCGACCGCGGTCGACGTCCGCATCCTGGTCGACCCGGACGCGGCGAAGGAGCCGATCCGGTTCACCCAGGAGGAGATCCTCGCCTCGATGAACCGGATCATGAAGCCGGCGTCGATCGCGGTGATCGGCGCGTCGGTCGAAGCCGGGAAGATCGGCAACTCGGTGATGAAGAACCTGGTCAACGGCGGTTACGCGGGCGAGATCCACCCGATCAACCCCAAGGCGGCCGAGATCCTCGACCGCAAGGCCTACCCGAGCATCGCCGACGTGCCGGGGGACGTCGACGTCGCGGTCTTCGCCATCCCGGCGAAATTCGTCCCCGCGGCGCTGGAGGAAGCCGGGAAGAAGGGCGTGGCCGGGGCGATCCTCATCCCGTCCGGCTTCGGCGAGACCGGCAACATCGAGCTGCAGGACCAGGTCGTCGCGATCGCGCGCAAGCACGGCGTGCGCGTCCTCGGCCCGAACATCTACGGCTACTACTACACGCCGGAAAACCTGTCGGCCACCTTCTGCACCCCGTACGACGTCAAGGGCGGCGTGGCCCTGTCGTCGCAGAGCGGCGGCATCGGCATGGCGATCCTCGGCTTCAGCCGCTCGGCGAAGATGGGTGTCTCCTCGATCGTCGGCGTCGGCAACAAGGCCGACATCGACGAGGACGACCTGCTCACGTTCTTCGAGCACGACGAGAACACCGAGCTGATCGCCATGCACTTGGAGGACCTGAAGGACGGGCGGGCGTTCGCGGAGACGGCGAAGCGCGTCTCCCGGCGCAAGCCGGTCGTGGTGCTGAAGGCCGGGCGGACGTCGCAGGGCGCGAAGGCGGCCAGTTCGCACACCGGCGCGCTGGCCGGGAACGACAAGGTCTACGACGACATCCTGCGCCAAAGCGGCGTCGTACGGGCACCCGGGCTCAACGACATGCTCGAGTACGCCCGCGGCATCCCCCTGCTGCCCGCGCCGAAGGGCGAGAACGTCGTCATCATCACCGGCGCCGGCGGCTCGGGTGTGCTGCTGTCGGACGCTTGCGTCGACAACGGGCTGCACCTGATGGAGATCCCGCCGGACCTCGACACCGCGTTCCGCGCGTTCATCCCGCCGTTCGGCGCGGCAGGCAACCCGGTGGACATCACCGGCGGCGAACCGCCATCGACCTACCGCAACACGATCGCGCTGGGCCTCGAGGACGACCGCGTCCACGCCCTGATCCTGGGCTACTGGCACACCATCGTCACCCCGCCGATGGTGTTCGCGGAACTGGTCTCCGAAGTGGTCGGCGAATACCGGGCGAAGGGGATCCACAAGCCCGTCGTCGCGTCGCTGTCCGGCGACGTCGAAGTCGAGGAGGCGAGCGCGTACCTCTACGACCACGGGGTGGTCGCCTACCCGTACACGACCGAAAAGCCCGTGGCGGTGCTCGGCGCGAAGTACCGCTGGGCGCGGGCCGCGGGCCTGCTCTGA
- a CDS encoding MFS transporter produces MTAATYQEIVDENGRVYRVGESPQDIMGRSRSWMVWLPWIAMMAVSVFEYGWGAVEGTLEEKYGWTLSDAFWLASIWAVFQAGVAFPAGRLRERNVVSAKTAMLLGAVFSGIGYFTIAHSGNLTLAFIGYSVLGGTGAGLVYATCINMVGKWYPEKRGARTGFVNGGFAYGSVPFIYLFSAFLGHENVTGVLDGIGLYMLIVVGVCGFLFKDPPKSWWPKEVDPLTWAKGKAGVKTLAKNPPAVRQFTPMEAIRTGMLPLMWVCLVIIGGVSLFGINFQVPFAKESHFGAFVAASSAGVLAIVNGTGRAVVGWASDKIGRRQTLTLVLVIAAGAQFGVLYAGNTHNLVLFMVFAFLTGFGGGAFYPLFAALVPDYFGENNNASNYGLVYSAKLVGGVGGGGLAAGVISAWGYTGAYILAGCIALLSAVLTLFLRQPGRTRHQLAETELVARPSAATGG; encoded by the coding sequence ATGACCGCAGCCACGTACCAGGAGATAGTTGACGAGAACGGAAGAGTTTACCGGGTGGGCGAGTCCCCGCAGGACATCATGGGACGCTCACGCAGCTGGATGGTCTGGCTGCCCTGGATCGCCATGATGGCGGTGAGCGTGTTCGAGTACGGCTGGGGCGCCGTCGAAGGCACGTTGGAAGAGAAGTACGGCTGGACGCTGTCGGACGCGTTCTGGCTGGCGAGCATCTGGGCGGTGTTCCAGGCCGGGGTCGCCTTCCCGGCGGGCCGGCTCCGGGAACGCAACGTCGTCTCGGCCAAGACGGCGATGCTGCTCGGCGCCGTGTTCAGCGGCATCGGCTACTTCACCATCGCGCACAGCGGGAACCTCACGCTGGCGTTCATCGGGTACTCCGTCCTCGGCGGCACCGGCGCCGGGCTGGTGTACGCGACCTGCATCAACATGGTCGGCAAGTGGTACCCGGAGAAGCGCGGCGCGCGGACCGGGTTCGTGAACGGCGGCTTCGCCTACGGCTCGGTGCCGTTCATCTACCTGTTCAGCGCGTTCCTCGGGCACGAGAACGTCACCGGGGTGCTCGACGGCATCGGCCTGTACATGCTGATCGTCGTCGGCGTGTGCGGGTTCCTGTTCAAGGACCCGCCGAAGAGCTGGTGGCCGAAGGAGGTCGACCCGCTCACCTGGGCCAAGGGCAAGGCCGGGGTGAAGACCCTCGCCAAGAACCCGCCGGCGGTCCGCCAGTTCACGCCGATGGAGGCGATCCGGACCGGCATGCTCCCGCTGATGTGGGTGTGCCTGGTGATCATCGGCGGGGTGTCGCTGTTCGGCATCAACTTCCAGGTGCCGTTCGCCAAGGAGAGCCACTTCGGCGCGTTCGTCGCGGCTTCCTCGGCCGGTGTGCTGGCCATCGTGAACGGCACCGGCCGCGCGGTCGTCGGCTGGGCGTCGGACAAGATCGGCCGACGGCAGACGCTCACGCTGGTGCTGGTGATCGCGGCCGGCGCGCAGTTCGGCGTGCTGTACGCCGGGAACACGCACAACCTGGTCCTGTTCATGGTGTTCGCGTTCCTGACCGGGTTCGGCGGCGGGGCCTTCTACCCGCTGTTCGCCGCGCTCGTGCCGGACTACTTCGGCGAGAACAACAACGCGTCGAACTACGGCCTGGTCTACAGCGCGAAACTGGTCGGCGGCGTCGGCGGCGGCGGGCTCGCCGCCGGCGTCATCAGCGCGTGGGGCTACACCGGCGCGTACATCCTCGCCGGGTGCATCGCGCTCCTTTCCGCGGTGCTGACGCTGTTCCTGCGCCAGCCCGGCCGGACACGCCACCAGCTCGCCGAAACCGAGCTGGTGGCGCGGCCTTCCGCCGCGACGGGCGGCTAG